One Qiania dongpingensis genomic window carries:
- a CDS encoding cobalt-precorrin 5A hydrolase gives MRIAVISFTKTGSRLNRKLCGKLRGLGYLAKGYEKRAKKNQAEDWEGSQEADQPESVKSSLKDWTGRAFLEYDGLIFIGACGIAVRAVAPFLKDKFTDPAVVVMDERAGFAVSLLSGHVGGANELAVLAAGLAGAVPVISTATDVNGRFAVDVFAVKNGLFLSDRSLAKRVSAFLLSGNTVPFYSSQPVRGEKIPEELCFCETVEAFRERDGLKVAVSERELDSGEDTLYLIPRTVTVGMGCRRGVSEERLKEALERQLLISGIFKEALEQIATIDVKKEEEGLIKLSKTLGLPICFYSGQELSGVPGMYTGSDFVKKTVGVDSVCERAAAAGSGNGCVLLRKQAGSGITIAAARREIEIRFDKENED, from the coding sequence ATGCGGATAGCGGTCATCAGTTTTACGAAGACGGGAAGCCGATTGAACCGGAAGCTGTGCGGGAAGCTTCGCGGCCTTGGATATCTGGCAAAAGGATATGAGAAGAGGGCGAAAAAGAATCAGGCAGAGGACTGGGAGGGTTCGCAGGAAGCGGATCAGCCGGAAAGCGTGAAAAGCTCTCTGAAGGACTGGACCGGCCGGGCCTTTTTGGAATACGACGGTCTGATCTTCATCGGGGCATGTGGGATTGCCGTGCGCGCGGTCGCGCCGTTTTTAAAAGACAAGTTCACCGATCCGGCGGTGGTAGTGATGGATGAGCGGGCCGGATTCGCCGTATCTTTGCTGTCGGGGCATGTGGGCGGAGCCAATGAGCTGGCTGTTTTAGCTGCGGGACTCGCCGGCGCTGTCCCGGTGATCTCCACCGCTACCGATGTAAACGGACGGTTCGCGGTGGATGTATTTGCTGTGAAAAATGGACTTTTCCTTTCGGACAGGAGTTTGGCGAAGCGGGTGTCCGCTTTTCTGCTGTCAGGAAATACCGTACCCTTTTACAGCAGCCAGCCTGTCAGAGGAGAAAAGATACCGGAAGAATTATGCTTCTGTGAGACGGTAGAAGCATTTCGGGAACGGGATGGTCTTAAAGTGGCCGTGTCGGAGCGGGAACTGGATTCCGGCGAGGATACTTTGTACCTGATTCCCCGCACCGTGACGGTGGGAATGGGCTGCAGAAGAGGCGTTTCCGAGGAGAGACTGAAAGAAGCCCTTGAAAGACAGCTTTTGATTTCCGGAATATTTAAGGAGGCGTTGGAGCAGATTGCCACCATAGATGTGAAAAAGGAGGAGGAGGGCCTTATAAAGCTTTCAAAGACCCTGGGTCTTCCTATTTGTTTCTATTCCGGACAAGAGCTGTCCGGTGTTCCGGGAATGTATACAGGATCGGATTTTGTGAAGAAAACGGTAGGCGTGGATTCTGTATGTGAACGGGCGGCTGCAGCAGGAAGCGGAAACGGCTGTGTTCTGCTCAGGAAGCAGGCAGGAAGCGGTATTACCATAGCGGCTGCAAGGCGAGAAATTGAGATACGGTTTGATAAGGAGAACGAGGATTGA
- the cobJ gene encoding precorrin-3B C(17)-methyltransferase encodes MNTLYVIGIGPGAYKKMTIEAAEALKKSDLIVGYTVYVDLIKEHFPEKEYMSTPMKREVDRCELAFEEAMKGKTVAMICSGDAGVYGMTGLMYEIGVRYPFVELRLIGGLTAATSGAAVLGAPLIHDFAVISLSDLLTPWEKIEKRVSLAAAADFVICLYNPSSKKRQDYLQRACDLVLEHQKPDTVCGYVKNIGRCGEEGHVLTLGELRETQVDMFTTVWIGNSQTKNIEGKMVTPRGYRNV; translated from the coding sequence TTGAATACATTATATGTGATAGGAATTGGTCCGGGAGCCTATAAGAAAATGACCATAGAGGCGGCCGAGGCATTGAAAAAAAGCGACCTGATCGTAGGATATACGGTTTATGTGGACTTGATCAAAGAGCATTTTCCGGAAAAAGAATATATGAGCACTCCCATGAAACGGGAAGTGGATCGGTGTGAGCTGGCCTTTGAAGAGGCGATGAAAGGAAAGACTGTTGCGATGATCTGCAGCGGAGACGCCGGCGTCTACGGTATGACGGGGCTGATGTATGAGATAGGCGTCAGATATCCGTTTGTGGAACTGCGTTTGATCGGAGGCCTGACCGCGGCTACGAGCGGCGCGGCGGTGCTTGGAGCTCCTCTTATTCATGATTTCGCGGTCATCAGCCTGAGCGATCTGCTGACGCCCTGGGAGAAAATTGAGAAAAGGGTATCACTGGCGGCGGCAGCGGATTTTGTGATCTGTCTCTATAATCCTTCCAGTAAAAAAAGACAGGATTATCTGCAGAGAGCGTGTGATCTGGTCCTGGAGCATCAGAAGCCGGATACGGTCTGCGGCTATGTGAAGAATATCGGCCGCTGCGGCGAAGAAGGACATGTTCTGACCCTGGGAGAGCTGCGTGAGACTCAGGTGGATATGTTCACTACTGTATGGATCGGCAATTCTCAGACGAAGAATATCGAAGGGAAGATGGTAACTCCCAGGGGATATCGAAACGTCTGA
- the cobI gene encoding precorrin-2 C(20)-methyltransferase, with product MMNSGKLFGVGVGPGDPELMTLKAVRVIREADVIALPAASKEECVAYRIAEGAVEGIEKKEFLCVDMPMTKDKDKLAESHDGGAWRIIEHLREGKQVAFLTLGDVTVYSTYLYIHRRVAAAGYPTEIINGIPSFCAAAARLNLGLVETKEELHVIPATYGAEEALKLPGTKILMKSGKKMGAVKELLRKKDCETYMVENCGMVNERIYRSVEEIDENAGYYSLLIVKEAHHD from the coding sequence ATGATGAATAGTGGAAAACTCTTTGGGGTCGGAGTAGGGCCCGGAGATCCGGAGCTCATGACCTTAAAGGCGGTGAGAGTGATTCGGGAGGCTGATGTGATCGCCCTGCCGGCGGCTTCGAAGGAAGAATGTGTGGCATACCGGATCGCGGAGGGGGCTGTGGAAGGAATTGAAAAAAAAGAATTCCTCTGCGTTGATATGCCCATGACAAAGGATAAGGATAAGCTGGCGGAAAGCCATGACGGGGGAGCCTGGCGCATTATAGAGCATCTAAGGGAAGGAAAACAGGTGGCGTTTCTCACCTTGGGAGACGTAACGGTCTATTCCACCTATCTTTATATCCACAGAAGGGTGGCGGCGGCAGGATATCCTACGGAGATCATAAACGGGATTCCTTCTTTCTGCGCGGCTGCCGCGAGGCTCAATCTGGGACTTGTGGAGACGAAGGAAGAGCTTCATGTGATACCGGCTACTTATGGAGCGGAAGAAGCTCTGAAGCTCCCGGGAACTAAGATCCTGATGAAATCAGGAAAGAAAATGGGTGCGGTCAAGGAGCTTCTCCGAAAGAAGGACTGCGAAACTTATATGGTGGAAAACTGCGGGATGGTAAATGAAAGGATTTATCGGTCTGTGGAAGAAATTGACGAAAACGCGGGATATTATTCTCTGCTGATCGTAAAGGAGGCACATCATGATTAA
- the cobK gene encoding precorrin-6A reductase, with amino-acid sequence MNKILIFAGTTEGRRLAERLSGASVRTSVCVATEYGETLLPKGETITHLTGRLDEKQMESLMAAEGFSCVVDATHPYAVEVSANIREAAEKIGMPYFRLLREETTGEYGENTVFVDSVKAAAEYLKTTDGNILASTGSKELKEYTEIKDYRKRVFARVLSTEESVCASRSLGFEGRNLICMQGPFSEELNYALMKEYNIRYLVTKSSGKAGGFDEKLRAAERAGAAVVIVGRPEEHQGYSYEQVLGLLEKMEILPSCVAEKEAPDEGGFQMKRREAVLVSIGTGAFSQMTEAAKEAFDKCDAVIGAERMLQALGTFRKPSFVSYKNEEMISWMEEHPEYRNIAVAFSGDLGFYSGAKKLLPLLEEKGYLARCIPGMSSLIYFAARLGISWDDAKLMSIHGRFENLIQSVRENRKVFALLGGKDSVGKLCKELLYYGFSDVGLTVGEELSYKEERIRRGTPEMLLSEEFHPLAVAFIENPKAAGHVVTHGLEDDAFIRGKVPMTKCEIRAVSISRMRLCRDSVIYDIGAGTGSVSVEAALQAADGRVYAVEKNPEAVALLRENKQKFGVPNLEIIEGEAPEALEALPAPTHAFIGGSSGNLRPIVELLFRKNPGIRIVINAIALETVAEAVSLMKTYAAEDGEISQVMVSRAKKLGEHQLMMGQNPVYIVSLTGKGEI; translated from the coding sequence ATGAATAAGATACTGATATTCGCAGGGACTACGGAAGGACGGCGTTTGGCAGAACGGCTTTCCGGCGCGTCGGTCCGGACGTCGGTCTGTGTGGCGACGGAATACGGAGAGACGCTTCTTCCGAAGGGCGAGACCATCACACACTTGACCGGACGCCTTGATGAGAAACAGATGGAATCCCTGATGGCGGCGGAGGGCTTTTCCTGTGTGGTCGATGCCACTCATCCTTATGCGGTGGAAGTGTCTGCAAATATCAGAGAAGCAGCGGAGAAGATCGGCATGCCTTATTTTCGCCTTCTTCGGGAAGAAACGACAGGGGAATATGGCGAAAATACGGTCTTTGTGGACAGTGTGAAAGCCGCCGCCGAATATCTTAAGACAACGGATGGAAACATTCTTGCATCCACGGGGAGCAAGGAGCTTAAGGAATATACAGAAATAAAGGATTACAGGAAACGGGTATTTGCCAGGGTGCTGTCCACAGAGGAATCTGTCTGTGCAAGCCGCAGTCTGGGATTTGAGGGGAGAAATCTTATCTGCATGCAGGGACCTTTTTCTGAAGAACTGAATTATGCCCTCATGAAAGAATATAACATCCGCTATCTTGTGACAAAGTCATCGGGAAAAGCCGGAGGATTCGACGAGAAGCTCCGTGCGGCAGAACGAGCAGGGGCGGCTGTGGTGATCGTAGGGCGGCCGGAGGAGCACCAGGGATATTCCTATGAGCAGGTTCTCGGTCTTCTGGAGAAAATGGAGATCCTTCCTTCCTGTGTGGCAGAGAAAGAGGCGCCGGATGAAGGCGGCTTTCAAATGAAGCGTAGGGAGGCAGTGCTGGTGTCCATTGGGACCGGGGCGTTTTCTCAGATGACAGAGGCGGCAAAGGAGGCTTTTGATAAATGTGATGCGGTCATAGGAGCAGAGCGGATGCTGCAGGCATTGGGGACCTTTCGGAAGCCGTCTTTTGTATCCTATAAAAATGAGGAGATGATCTCTTGGATGGAGGAGCACCCGGAGTATCGGAATATTGCGGTGGCATTTTCCGGCGATCTGGGATTTTACAGCGGCGCCAAAAAACTGCTGCCGCTTTTGGAGGAAAAGGGATACCTCGCCCGCTGTATTCCAGGCATGTCCTCGCTGATCTATTTTGCGGCAAGGCTGGGAATCTCATGGGATGATGCAAAGCTTATGAGCATCCATGGCCGATTTGAGAACCTGATACAGTCCGTGCGGGAAAATAGAAAGGTCTTTGCCCTCCTTGGAGGGAAGGACAGCGTGGGGAAGCTTTGCAAGGAGCTTTTGTACTATGGGTTTTCTGATGTGGGTTTGACTGTGGGAGAAGAGCTCTCCTATAAAGAGGAGCGCATTCGGCGGGGAACTCCAGAAATGCTCCTTTCCGAGGAGTTCCATCCTCTGGCGGTGGCTTTTATTGAAAATCCCAAGGCCGCCGGACATGTGGTGACCCATGGTCTGGAAGATGACGCTTTTATACGGGGAAAGGTGCCAATGACCAAATGTGAGATCAGGGCAGTATCCATCTCCAGGATGAGGCTGTGCCGGGATTCTGTGATTTATGATATCGGGGCGGGCACCGGGTCGGTCTCAGTGGAAGCCGCGCTTCAGGCCGCGGATGGTAGGGTATATGCCGTGGAGAAAAATCCGGAGGCGGTCGCTCTCCTTCGGGAGAACAAACAGAAATTTGGCGTCCCTAATTTGGAGATCATAGAAGGGGAAGCGCCGGAAGCGCTGGAGGCGCTTCCGGCTCCGACCCATGCGTTCATCGGAGGCTCTTCTGGAAATCTGAGGCCTATCGTCGAGCTTCTGTTCCGGAAAAATCCAGGGATACGGATCGTCATAAACGCCATTGCCCTGGAGACGGTGGCCGAAGCTGTTTCGCTGATGAAGACGTATGCTGCAGAAGACGGGGAGATATCTCAGGTGATGGTCTCCCGGGCAAAGAAGCTGGGGGAGCATCAGCTGATGATGGGGCAGAATCCGGTCTACATCGTCAGTTTGACCGGAAAGGGAGAGATATGA
- a CDS encoding cobyrinate a,c-diamide synthase → MMAGKTPRILLAAASSGSGKTLLTCGLLEAWKQKGVRLASFKCGPDYIDPMFHRSVLDMESRNLDSFFTEKETLRFLLERGAGEADLSVIEGVMGYFDGLGGMSAKASTYEVAALTETPVVLIVNCRGMSLSAVPLIKGFLDYEKQKQIRGIVLNQVSPMIYEKMKALIEAELPVKVYGYVPRLSECFLESRHLGLKRPDEIEDLKEKLSGLAEVISETVDLAGLYALGETAPPLCSKKPDLNRFASGGTVRIAVARDEAFNFYYADNLQLLEDMGAELLPFSPLRDETLPDETDGMLLGGGYPELYAGALSENTAMLSEIKNVLDGGLPCLAECGGFLYLHETLEDGEGKVWPMAGVIKGHAYRTPGLSRFGYVTLTAKEDTIAGRAGERFPAHEFHYWDSTCNGDSFLAEKPAGKRKWECMVNQGSLLAGFPHFYYYGNLESAGSFLKSCREFQRKKRG, encoded by the coding sequence ATGATGGCGGGGAAGACTCCAAGGATCCTTTTAGCGGCAGCGAGCAGCGGAAGCGGAAAAACGCTTCTCACCTGCGGCCTGCTGGAAGCGTGGAAGCAGAAGGGGGTCCGCTTGGCTTCCTTTAAGTGCGGTCCGGATTACATCGATCCGATGTTTCACAGGAGCGTGTTGGACATGGAATCCAGAAATCTGGACAGCTTTTTCACAGAAAAGGAAACACTGCGCTTCCTCCTGGAGAGAGGGGCCGGGGAAGCGGATCTTTCTGTGATAGAGGGCGTCATGGGATATTTTGACGGTTTAGGCGGCATGTCGGCGAAGGCCAGTACCTATGAAGTGGCCGCTCTGACGGAGACTCCGGTGGTCCTCATCGTAAACTGCAGGGGGATGAGCCTGTCAGCGGTTCCCCTGATAAAGGGATTTCTTGATTATGAGAAGCAGAAGCAGATCCGCGGGATTGTTTTAAACCAGGTTTCTCCAATGATATATGAAAAAATGAAGGCATTGATCGAAGCAGAGCTTCCGGTAAAGGTTTACGGGTATGTGCCGAGGCTGTCCGAATGTTTCCTGGAAAGCCGTCATCTGGGATTAAAGCGTCCCGATGAGATAGAAGATCTGAAAGAAAAGCTGTCAGGACTCGCAGAAGTGATCTCGGAGACTGTTGATCTGGCAGGGCTGTATGCGCTGGGAGAAACGGCGCCGCCTCTTTGCAGTAAGAAGCCGGATCTGAATCGTTTTGCCTCCGGCGGGACGGTCCGGATCGCGGTGGCGAGGGACGAGGCTTTCAACTTTTATTATGCGGACAATCTTCAGTTGCTTGAGGATATGGGAGCAGAGCTGCTTCCTTTCAGTCCCCTTAGGGATGAAACGCTGCCGGACGAAACGGATGGAATGCTTCTCGGAGGAGGATACCCAGAGCTCTATGCAGGAGCGCTTTCGGAAAATACGGCAATGCTTTCGGAGATAAAGAATGTGCTGGACGGAGGCCTTCCTTGCCTGGCCGAATGTGGCGGTTTTCTGTATCTCCACGAGACGCTGGAGGACGGAGAAGGAAAGGTATGGCCGATGGCAGGTGTGATTAAAGGACATGCCTACCGTACGCCGGGACTTTCTCGGTTTGGTTACGTAACGCTGACGGCTAAGGAGGATACCATAGCCGGGAGGGCCGGGGAGCGTTTCCCCGCCCATGAATTCCATTATTGGGACAGCACCTGTAATGGAGATTCCTTTCTGGCAGAGAAGCCTGCGGGGAAGAGAAAGTGGGAATGTATGGTGAATCAGGGCAGTCTGCTGGCCGGATTCCCGCATTTTTACTACTATGGTAATCTGGAATCTGCCGGAAGCTTTTTGAAGAGCTGCCGGGAATTTCAGAGAAAAAAGAGAGGATAA
- the cobT gene encoding nicotinate-nucleotide--dimethylbenzimidazole phosphoribosyltransferase, producing MDGEMTMEGKLAARLDELLRSVSPVDEDAARDTQKRWDSLAKPLKSLGLLEKNVAKIAGIHGSSRVDLKKRALVAMCADNGVIEEGVTQTGSEVTAIVAENMAVGSTTVTVMAEAARTDVFPVDIGMATEGCLLEGVPKEEGELLSRTLLPRKVRRGTRNFAKGPAMTREEALRAVLVGIEIAGRLKAQGYDILATGEMGIGNTTTSSAVAAALLSQPVEQMTGKGAGLSDEGLQRKIKVIQEALENLKPDREDPMDILVKVGGYDIAGMTGLFLGGAIYRIPVLIDGFISSVAALLAMNLEPLSRDYMIASHVSKEPAGQLILDELGLKPMLCCEMCLGEGTGAVAALSVLDMGLTVYHRMATFDDMNVEQYQPL from the coding sequence ATGGACGGAGAGATGACGATGGAAGGGAAGCTTGCGGCGAGACTTGATGAACTGCTTCGCAGCGTGAGTCCCGTGGACGAGGACGCCGCCAGGGATACCCAGAAAAGATGGGACAGCCTTGCAAAACCCTTAAAGAGCCTGGGGCTGCTGGAAAAGAATGTGGCAAAGATAGCAGGGATTCACGGCAGCAGCCGTGTGGATCTTAAAAAGAGGGCGCTTGTGGCCATGTGTGCGGACAATGGCGTGATTGAAGAGGGGGTCACTCAGACGGGAAGTGAAGTGACCGCCATTGTGGCGGAGAATATGGCAGTAGGAAGTACTACGGTGACAGTGATGGCGGAGGCAGCCAGGACCGACGTATTTCCTGTGGATATTGGAATGGCAACGGAGGGCTGTCTTTTAGAAGGAGTTCCGAAGGAGGAGGGGGAGCTTCTTTCCAGAACATTGCTTCCGCGAAAGGTGAGAAGAGGTACCCGGAACTTCGCGAAGGGGCCGGCCATGACCAGGGAAGAAGCGCTCCGGGCTGTTTTGGTGGGAATCGAGATAGCAGGACGTCTTAAGGCACAGGGATACGATATCCTGGCCACAGGGGAGATGGGTATCGGCAACACTACCACCAGCAGCGCAGTGGCCGCAGCGCTTCTTTCCCAGCCGGTGGAACAGATGACCGGAAAGGGAGCAGGCCTTTCCGACGAGGGGCTGCAAAGAAAAATAAAAGTAATCCAAGAGGCGCTTGAAAATCTAAAGCCTGACCGAGAAGATCCTATGGATATCCTGGTAAAAGTAGGCGGATATGATATCGCCGGCATGACGGGTCTCTTTCTCGGAGGCGCCATATATCGGATACCGGTCCTGATCGACGGGTTTATTTCCAGTGTGGCCGCCCTTTTGGCGATGAATCTTGAACCTTTGTCCAGGGATTATATGATCGCTTCCCATGTTTCCAAGGAGCCGGCCGGCCAGCTTATATTAGACGAGCTGGGTCTTAAGCCCATGCTTTGCTGCGAGATGTGCCTGGGAGAAGGGACCGGCGCGGTGGCCGCCCTATCCGTTCTGGATATGGGGCTCACAGTTTACCACAGGATGGCTACCTTTGATGATATGAACGTGGAGCAGTATCAGCCGTTATAA
- the fba gene encoding class II fructose-1,6-bisphosphate aldolase, translating to MPLVTTTEMFKKAYEGGYAIGAFNVNNMEIVQGITEAAAEEKSPIILQASAGARKYANAAYLKHLVDAALEIYPDLPIALHLDHGADFEICKSCIDGGFTSVMIDGSSKPFDENVALAKKVAEYAHERGVVVEAELGTLAGIEDDVKVSEEDSSYTRPEEVQEFVDRTGVDSLAIAIGTSHGAYKFKPGTNPQLRFDILEEVAKRLPGFPIVLHGASSVPQEYVKIINENGGALKDAIGVPEDQLRQAARMAVCKINIDSDLRLALTAGIREHMAAYPDHFDPRQYLTPARANVKAVVKHKIAEVLGSSGKAL from the coding sequence ATGCCCTTAGTTACAACAACTGAAATGTTTAAAAAAGCATATGAAGGTGGATACGCCATTGGTGCATTCAACGTAAACAACATGGAGATCGTTCAAGGTATCACAGAAGCCGCAGCGGAGGAGAAATCCCCTATCATCCTGCAGGCGTCTGCCGGTGCAAGAAAATACGCAAACGCTGCATATCTGAAGCATCTTGTAGATGCTGCCCTGGAGATTTATCCGGATCTTCCGATCGCTCTGCATCTGGATCACGGCGCAGACTTTGAAATCTGCAAATCCTGTATTGACGGTGGATTCACATCCGTTATGATCGACGGATCTTCAAAGCCCTTTGATGAGAATGTGGCCCTTGCGAAAAAGGTTGCGGAATATGCTCATGAGAGAGGCGTTGTGGTAGAGGCTGAGCTCGGTACTCTGGCCGGCATCGAAGATGATGTAAAGGTTTCCGAAGAGGATTCTTCTTACACAAGGCCGGAAGAGGTTCAGGAATTTGTAGACCGCACAGGCGTTGATTCCCTGGCTATTGCCATCGGTACAAGCCATGGCGCATATAAATTCAAACCCGGTACAAATCCTCAGCTGAGATTTGATATTCTGGAAGAAGTGGCAAAGAGACTGCCCGGATTCCCCATCGTGCTGCACGGCGCATCCTCTGTTCCTCAGGAGTATGTAAAGATCATCAATGAAAACGGCGGCGCTCTGAAGGATGCCATCGGTGTTCCGGAAGATCAGCTTCGTCAGGCGGCAAGGATGGCGGTATGCAAGATCAATATCGATTCTGACCTGAGACTGGCTCTGACCGCCGGAATCAGAGAGCATATGGCGGCATATCCGGATCATTTTGATCCCAGACAGTATCTGACGCCTGCCAGAGCTAACGTAAAGGCAGTTGTTAAGCATAAGATCGCAGAAGTGCTCGGCTCTTCAGGAAAAGCTCTGTAA
- a CDS encoding bifunctional adenosylcobinamide kinase/adenosylcobinamide-phosphate guanylyltransferase, which translates to MFVVVTGGSGSGKSEFSENLLLRMDEGKGGRFYLATMFPFDEESLRRIERHREMRKDKGFTTVECYTGLNSLLLPAVKGKKPSVLLECMSNLTANEFYQEGGAGVRTPEAVMEGIRNLRAQTDHLVVVSNEVFSDGVSYDASTEAYKKALGEINRRMAAESDALIEVVYSIPVCHKGGLL; encoded by the coding sequence ATGTTTGTGGTAGTGACGGGAGGAAGCGGGAGCGGAAAATCGGAATTCAGTGAAAACCTGCTCTTAAGGATGGATGAAGGAAAGGGCGGCAGATTTTATCTTGCCACAATGTTTCCGTTCGACGAAGAAAGCCTCAGGAGAATCGAACGGCACAGGGAGATGAGGAAGGATAAAGGATTCACCACCGTAGAGTGCTATACTGGTCTTAACAGTCTGCTGCTGCCTGCCGTAAAAGGAAAGAAGCCGTCCGTACTTCTGGAATGTATGTCCAACCTGACTGCCAATGAATTCTATCAGGAGGGCGGAGCAGGCGTCAGGACGCCGGAGGCGGTCATGGAAGGAATCCGGAATCTGAGAGCGCAGACGGATCATCTGGTGGTAGTGAGCAACGAAGTGTTTTCGGACGGCGTATCTTATGACGCGTCCACGGAAGCGTACAAGAAAGCCCTGGGGGAGATCAACCGGAGAATGGCGGCAGAGTCAGATGCCCTGATAGAGGTGGTGTATTCCATTCCTGTCTGTCACAAAGGAGGACTGTTATGA
- the cobM gene encoding precorrin-4 C(11)-methyltransferase, protein MINFVGAGSGAADLITVRGKALIEQADVIIYAGSLVNPALLDYKKDSCEVYNSAVMTLEEVIEVMKSAEKSGKTTVRLHTGDPCLYGAVREQMDELERLGIPFESCPGVSSFCGAAAALHAEYTLPDVSQTVIITRMAGRTPVPEKEEISLLAAHQATMVIFLSTGMLKELETRLLSGGYGEDTEAAIVYKATWPDEQVFRCTVSTLAETAEKNGIKKTALIVVGKVLGDTYDRSELYNPAFTTEFRKAVK, encoded by the coding sequence ATGATTAATTTTGTGGGAGCAGGATCGGGCGCTGCGGATCTCATCACAGTCAGAGGCAAGGCCCTTATTGAACAGGCTGATGTGATCATCTATGCAGGTTCCCTGGTAAACCCGGCACTTTTGGATTATAAGAAGGATTCCTGTGAGGTATACAACAGTGCGGTCATGACCTTGGAAGAAGTTATAGAGGTGATGAAGAGTGCGGAGAAATCGGGAAAGACGACGGTGCGCCTTCATACGGGGGACCCCTGTCTATATGGCGCGGTCCGGGAGCAGATGGACGAGCTGGAAAGACTTGGGATTCCCTTTGAGTCGTGTCCGGGAGTCAGTTCTTTTTGCGGGGCCGCCGCCGCCCTTCATGCGGAATACACGCTTCCCGATGTATCACAGACTGTGATCATAACTCGGATGGCCGGCAGGACTCCGGTCCCGGAAAAGGAGGAAATTTCCCTCCTTGCCGCTCACCAGGCTACTATGGTGATCTTTCTTAGCACAGGGATGCTTAAGGAACTGGAAACGCGGCTTCTTTCCGGCGGATATGGGGAGGATACGGAAGCGGCCATCGTATACAAAGCGACTTGGCCGGATGAGCAGGTATTCCGCTGCACGGTCTCTACTCTGGCGGAAACGGCGGAAAAGAACGGAATCAAGAAGACGGCCCTTATCGTGGTCGGAAAGGTACTGGGTGATACCTATGACCGTTCAGAGCTTTATAACCCGGCGTTTACCACAGAATTCCGAAAGGCGGTAAAATAG
- the cbiD gene encoding cobalt-precorrin-5B (C(1))-methyltransferase CbiD, protein MLEKYVMKQNKKLRCGYTTGSCAAAAAKAAAFMLLGGSEVTRVDLMTPKGILLQLDIQDINRGEGWVSCAVEKDGGDDPDATSGLLICARVEYREKDGRERLLVDGGEGVGRVTLKGLEQPVGAAAINQVPRQMIKEAVSEACEAYEYRGNLNITVSVPDGRRIGEKTFNPRLGIQGGISILGTTGIVEPMSEAALIKSIEVEMKVLISSGLEYLVVIPGNYGTVFSREEFQIDPSRSMKCSNYIGDTIDIAMGLGVKGILFIGHIGKFIKLSGGIMNTHSRNADCRMELLASAALKAGAPVEKLRELLEAPTTDDGVRILKECGYLKGTMEIVMDRIGFYLDHRCLGGMETEAVTFSNVYGILGQTSGAAAMLKGVRGF, encoded by the coding sequence ATGCTTGAAAAATATGTGATGAAGCAGAATAAGAAGCTGCGGTGCGGCTATACGACCGGGTCCTGTGCCGCAGCAGCGGCAAAGGCGGCGGCTTTCATGCTCTTAGGAGGATCGGAGGTCACGCGGGTGGACCTGATGACGCCAAAGGGAATCCTCCTGCAGCTGGATATACAGGATATAAACAGAGGGGAAGGATGGGTCAGCTGCGCTGTGGAAAAGGACGGCGGAGACGATCCGGATGCCACCAGCGGCCTTCTCATTTGCGCCAGAGTAGAGTACAGGGAAAAGGACGGAAGAGAACGTCTTCTTGTGGACGGAGGCGAAGGCGTGGGGCGAGTGACGCTAAAAGGGCTGGAACAGCCTGTGGGAGCAGCCGCCATCAATCAGGTGCCGAGGCAGATGATAAAGGAAGCGGTATCGGAGGCGTGCGAAGCTTATGAATACAGGGGAAATCTGAACATTACAGTTTCCGTGCCGGATGGGAGAAGGATAGGCGAAAAGACCTTCAACCCACGCCTGGGAATACAGGGCGGGATATCCATTTTGGGGACGACCGGAATTGTGGAGCCTATGAGCGAAGCTGCGCTGATAAAGTCCATAGAAGTGGAAATGAAAGTGCTGATATCAAGCGGATTGGAGTATCTGGTGGTGATTCCGGGAAACTATGGAACTGTGTTTTCCAGAGAGGAGTTCCAGATCGATCCTTCCCGTTCCATGAAATGCAGCAATTATATCGGGGATACCATTGACATCGCCATGGGCTTGGGAGTGAAAGGGATACTGTTCATAGGGCATATTGGAAAATTCATAAAGCTGTCCGGCGGAATCATGAATACCCATTCCCGAAACGCAGACTGCCGGATGGAGCTCCTTGCATCGGCGGCGCTTAAAGCTGGGGCGCCTGTGGAAAAACTCCGGGAGCTTCTGGAAGCCCCCACCACCGATGACGGGGTAAGGATATTGAAAGAATGTGGATATTTAAAAGGAACAATGGAAATCGTCATGGACCGGATCGGCTTTTATCTGGACCACAGGTGCCTGGGGGGCATGGAGACAGAGGCGGTCACATTTTCAAATGTATACGGAATTCTGGGGCAGACGTCCGGCGCGGCGGCTATGCTGAAGGGGGTTCGGGGATTCTGA